The region CGTGCACCGACATCGTCGCTACCCGGAATCGCTCGCGGATGAATGGAACGATCAGCGTCCGTGCGTCGTTTCGATTCCGGCCAGAATAAGATCGATGCCGGTCAGAAAGTCACCGCGATCGTCGTGACTCCGTAATCGGCCCGCTACACTGCGAGTAAAAGGAAACTCGTCCGCATCGAGCTCGGACCACATCGTCGCCACTTCATTCAGGAAGCGCGTTCTGTCTGCATCCAGCTCGCGCGCAACGTGTGCATTCGCCGCGTTCTGCCCGCTCACGCCGAGGATGTAACTCAATAGCGCCGACACTGCGCCCCACTCCGCTTTTTTCGGCACGCCCAACGCACGAACCTGTTGGCCAATGCACTCGAAAATACGCACCGTGGGCAACTGTCCCGGCGCACGCGTCAGCGCTGCACCGACCCAAGGGTGCGCGTCGATCGCATCGAACATACCGAGCGCGAGTGCGCGGATCGCGGTTTTCGGCGACGCGTCGAGCGCGGCTGCATTCGATGTCGCGTCCACCGTCCCGGCAATCACGGCATCGCAAGCGGCCGTGAGTAGATCGCTCTTGTTGTCGACGTACCAGTAAATCGCCCCCGCGCCGGTGGCAAGCCGCTCGGACAGCGCGCGAAACGTCAGGCCGCTCTCGCCGCCGTTGTCGAGCAACGCGATCGACGCCTCGATAATCTGATCCCGCGAGAGCGACTCCTCCCGCCGTTGAGTACCACGCGATTTTTTGACCATGTTGCTGCTTGACGTCGATGGAATGTTGTTCCATATTATCATGGAATGACGTTCCATTCATAAGGAAGAGCAATGCATACGCCTATTGCAATCATCGGTGCGGGTCTTGGCGGATTGATGCTGGCCCGGGTGCTTCACGTGCACGGTATTGCCGCGACGGTTTATGAAGCGGATGCGTCGGCTCACG is a window of Paraburkholderia sp. D15 DNA encoding:
- a CDS encoding TetR family transcriptional regulator codes for the protein MERHSMIIWNNIPSTSSSNMVKKSRGTQRREESLSRDQIIEASIALLDNGGESGLTFRALSERLATGAGAIYWYVDNKSDLLTAACDAVIAGTVDATSNAAALDASPKTAIRALALGMFDAIDAHPWVGAALTRAPGQLPTVRIFECIGQQVRALGVPKKAEWGAVSALLSYILGVSGQNAANAHVARELDADRTRFLNEVATMWSELDADEFPFTRSVAGRLRSHDDRGDFLTGIDLILAGIETTHGR